Proteins encoded within one genomic window of Synechococcus sp. PCC 7335:
- a CDS encoding alpha/beta fold hydrolase produces the protein MPIAFNSLIPARVNPSLSLPLHPLSFPEFMPFSPDYILYAQHGWADINQGIGQLAKTVASPTAKVVVPNLGFVNTWIRIEPLIDRVEAIAEQTQAEHPGIPIRIVGHSMGGLIWLEVLARHPEWWPLVESLVLVASPVGGADLGRLIDPFELGIGIARDLGRNRRALAERIATAVPTLIIAGDYLEGSDGVVSVECTKFNRASYIVVPDINHIRMKRDPAVAKIIQQFWRSNDHLCLPQPIESFSSYVIHQLQAIPGITDACYKGFERSQLWSLLPRGLILRTWQNRMGIHHVFLANYAGDCLFAGFVGWPHTAELYKRLFDLKRSCLAMTTQELVRSIDIDKEVEARNL, from the coding sequence ATGCCCATCGCCTTCAATTCGCTCATCCCCGCACGGGTCAATCCATCGCTATCACTGCCCCTCCACCCGCTATCCTTTCCTGAGTTCATGCCTTTTTCACCTGACTATATTCTCTACGCTCAGCACGGCTGGGCTGATATCAACCAAGGCATCGGCCAGTTAGCTAAGACAGTTGCTAGTCCCACCGCCAAGGTAGTCGTGCCGAACCTAGGCTTTGTTAATACCTGGATTCGTATCGAGCCACTGATTGATCGCGTAGAGGCGATCGCAGAGCAAACCCAGGCCGAACATCCCGGTATTCCAATTAGAATCGTTGGCCATTCCATGGGTGGCTTAATATGGCTAGAAGTCTTAGCCCGTCATCCTGAATGGTGGCCGTTAGTCGAATCACTTGTGCTCGTGGCCTCTCCGGTAGGCGGCGCCGATCTAGGTAGGCTGATTGATCCGTTTGAACTAGGCATTGGCATCGCCAGAGATCTTGGCCGCAATCGACGGGCGCTAGCCGAACGCATTGCCACCGCAGTGCCTACTTTAATCATTGCTGGCGATTATTTAGAAGGGAGTGACGGTGTAGTGTCAGTAGAGTGTACTAAATTTAACCGGGCAAGCTACATAGTAGTTCCCGATATCAATCATATCCGGATGAAAAGGGATCCAGCCGTTGCAAAGATCATTCAGCAGTTTTGGCGCAGCAACGATCACCTCTGTTTACCGCAGCCAATAGAAAGCTTTTCTAGTTACGTTATTCATCAGCTACAAGCTATCCCCGGTATCACTGACGCTTGCTACAAAGGCTTCGAGAGATCTCAACTTTGGTCTTTATTGCCCCGTGGCCTTATCCTACGCACCTGGCAGAACCGTATGGGTATTCACCACGTCTTTTTAGCTAATTATGCAGGAGACTGTCTCTTTGCTGGCTTCGTCGGTTGGCCTCACACTGCAGAGTTGTACAAAAGACTATTCGATCTAAAGCGTAGTTGCCTAGCTATGACCACCCAGGAACTCGTTCGCTCAATAGATATAGACAAAGAAGTAGAGGCACGAAACTTGTAA
- a CDS encoding pseudouridine synthase produces the protein MLNQGWTYLDKVPAAAVGQTVLDFYTQRYRHSKRAVWKARIETEQILLDGDRTQENTLLKLGQILSYARSPWEEPAVPLDFDVLYEDEDLWVINKPAGLPVLPSGGFLEHTLLYQLRVRYRDCQSAPVHRLGRGTSGAMLIAKSHIAKVQLSEQFRKRSANLSSNTTPNTASTCTLGKTYRALIAPTTPDQLRDRFICTYPIGKLPHTRLGYIYGHLRDAHSHEKTIGPINSMVSRSEGSVLRRRAHSTLVEITIQTGRPHQIRIHLAAAGYPLLGDPLYSAGGVPDPHGYALPGDCGYHLHAHRLQFAHPRTGQSIAITAPPPAILS, from the coding sequence TTGCTAAATCAAGGATGGACCTATTTAGACAAGGTACCGGCAGCGGCGGTTGGTCAGACCGTGCTAGATTTCTATACTCAGCGCTATCGACACTCAAAGCGAGCCGTTTGGAAAGCGCGAATTGAAACGGAACAGATTCTACTTGATGGCGATCGCACCCAAGAAAATACGCTGCTAAAGCTAGGGCAGATCTTAAGCTATGCGCGATCACCCTGGGAAGAACCCGCTGTCCCGCTTGATTTTGATGTTCTCTACGAAGACGAAGACCTATGGGTCATTAACAAACCTGCTGGCCTTCCTGTCTTACCTAGCGGTGGCTTCCTAGAACATACCTTGCTCTACCAGCTTCGAGTCCGCTATCGCGACTGTCAGTCTGCCCCTGTTCATCGCCTGGGGCGCGGCACATCTGGGGCTATGCTAATAGCCAAATCACACATTGCTAAAGTCCAGCTCTCTGAGCAATTTAGGAAGCGTAGCGCCAACCTCAGCTCTAACACTACCCCCAACACCGCCAGCACTTGTACTTTAGGCAAAACCTATCGTGCGTTGATCGCTCCGACCACGCCTGATCAGCTACGCGATCGCTTCATCTGCACTTACCCTATCGGTAAACTACCGCATACTCGGCTCGGCTATATCTATGGCCACCTGAGGGATGCGCACTCGCATGAAAAGACAATTGGCCCAATCAATAGTATGGTTTCTCGTAGCGAAGGCAGCGTTCTTCGGCGTCGGGCTCACTCTACCCTAGTTGAGATCACTATCCAAACTGGCAGACCTCACCAAATCCGTATCCACCTCGCTGCTGCAGGCTATCCGCTTCTAGGCGACCCGCTATATTCTGCTGGCGGCGTTCCCGATCCGCATGGCTACGCTCTTCCTGGCGATTGTGGCTATCACTTACATGCCCATCGCCTTCAATTCGCTCATCCCCGCACGGGTCAATCCATCGCTATCACTGCCCCTCCACCCGCTATCCTTTCCTGA
- a CDS encoding esterase-like activity of phytase family protein, whose protein sequence is MAFNFFPGFHHHLLKRSLVCSLLILCLLSGLLSGCAIPRVSAEDRLFLDVSVELVGSATLEKQTFEGESVGGISAIAYDVPNDCLYALSDSRDRPRFYTLKISNLSPSTSPSPTASERSPIISIESVTYLTDGAGNPFPAGTLDPEGMALTPTGTLLISTEGSPRRQIMPTVGEYDIATGQLKTAIQVPARYLPDVPPDDSEGQTLGVQENLSFEALAINVSSGTGGVYEPYRLFVATEGPLLQDLDFEPEVPYKNRLIHYTISPYQTTLISEHLYEMDIAPTGAILHGLSEIAVLDQSGHFLSLERSFGLSGFTLKLFQLASGGATDISAVESLKGNTSGISPIRKQLVLDFADLQLPLQNYEAMTFGPTWRDRSESQKTLSRSLLIMSDDNFSNDQETSLLVFQLKQR, encoded by the coding sequence ATGGCATTCAACTTTTTTCCTGGCTTTCATCATCATCTGCTCAAACGCAGTTTAGTTTGTAGCTTGCTAATACTCTGCCTTCTGAGTGGCCTACTTAGCGGCTGTGCCATCCCAAGAGTCAGCGCCGAGGATCGGTTATTTCTAGATGTTTCCGTGGAGCTTGTAGGCAGTGCAACGCTAGAAAAACAGACATTTGAGGGTGAATCGGTAGGTGGAATCTCTGCGATCGCCTACGACGTGCCTAATGACTGCCTCTATGCACTGTCTGATAGCCGCGATCGCCCTCGCTTCTACACCCTGAAAATCAGCAATCTCTCCCCTTCAACTTCCCCATCTCCTACAGCCTCTGAGCGCAGTCCAATTATATCTATCGAATCGGTTACCTATCTCACCGATGGCGCTGGCAATCCTTTCCCTGCTGGCACCCTGGATCCCGAAGGGATGGCCCTTACTCCCACCGGCACTTTGCTCATCTCTACCGAAGGCTCTCCTCGTCGTCAGATTATGCCTACTGTGGGTGAATACGATATCGCTACTGGCCAGCTCAAAACGGCCATTCAGGTTCCTGCTCGTTATCTGCCTGATGTCCCGCCTGACGATAGTGAAGGACAAACCCTCGGTGTTCAAGAAAACCTAAGCTTTGAAGCACTTGCCATTAATGTTTCTTCCGGTACAGGCGGCGTTTACGAGCCGTATCGCTTGTTCGTTGCTACTGAAGGCCCACTGCTACAAGATCTAGATTTTGAACCCGAAGTCCCTTACAAAAATAGATTGATCCACTACACCATCAGTCCTTACCAAACCACGCTAATCTCAGAGCATCTGTACGAAATGGATATTGCTCCTACAGGCGCAATCCTTCATGGTTTATCGGAAATTGCAGTCCTTGACCAAAGTGGACACTTTTTGAGTTTAGAGCGCTCTTTTGGACTGAGTGGCTTTACGCTAAAGCTATTTCAGTTAGCTTCGGGTGGTGCTACCGACATTAGCGCTGTCGAGTCATTGAAAGGAAACACCAGCGGCATTAGCCCCATTCGCAAACAGCTAGTGCTAGATTTTGCCGATCTACAGCTACCATTACAAAACTATGAGGCTATGACGTTTGGACCAACTTGGCGCGATCGCTCAGAGTCTCAGAAAACCCTTAGCCGCAGCCTTTTGATTATGAGTGATGACAATTTCTCAAACGATCAAGAAACTAGCCTGTTAGTCTTTCAACTCAAGCAGAGGTGA
- a CDS encoding NAD-dependent epimerase/dehydratase family protein, which yields MRVLVIGGDGYCGWATALYLSNKGHDVAILDNLVRRLWDMELQSETLTPIAPIQTRLQRWKDLTGKDIELFIGDVNNYPFLERSMLQFQPDAVVHFGEQRSAPFSMIDREHAVMTQSNNVLGNLNLLYALRDHFPECHLIKLGTMGEYGTPNIDIEEGYITIKHNGREDTLPFPKSPGSFYHLSKVHDTHNIHFACKIWGLRATDLNQGIVYGVLTEETGMDELLINRLDYDGVFGTALNRFCIQAAVGHPLTVYGKGSQTRALLDIRDTVRCIEIACENPANEGEFRVFNQFTEMFSINDLAMMVKKAGNTLGLDVEVTNLDNPRVEAEEHYFNAKNTKLIDLGLEPHMLSDSLLDSVLNTAIKYRHRVDKKQILPTVSWRR from the coding sequence ATGCGAGTCTTAGTAATCGGTGGTGATGGATACTGCGGCTGGGCAACAGCGCTCTATCTCTCCAATAAAGGTCATGATGTAGCGATTCTAGATAACCTTGTGCGCAGGCTCTGGGATATGGAGCTCCAGTCTGAAACTCTGACTCCGATTGCGCCTATCCAAACTCGGCTGCAGCGTTGGAAGGATCTAACTGGTAAAGACATCGAACTCTTTATTGGTGATGTCAACAACTATCCGTTCTTAGAACGCTCCATGCTTCAGTTTCAGCCAGATGCGGTCGTGCACTTTGGCGAACAGCGATCTGCCCCTTTCTCGATGATTGACCGCGAACATGCCGTCATGACCCAGTCCAATAATGTTTTGGGCAATCTAAACCTGCTCTACGCGCTACGCGACCATTTCCCAGAGTGTCACCTGATTAAGCTTGGCACCATGGGTGAATATGGCACGCCCAATATCGACATTGAAGAAGGCTACATTACCATCAAGCACAACGGACGAGAAGATACCCTTCCTTTCCCGAAGAGTCCTGGTTCCTTCTACCACCTCAGTAAAGTCCACGACACTCACAACATTCATTTTGCCTGTAAGATTTGGGGCCTGCGAGCAACTGATCTAAACCAGGGTATTGTCTACGGCGTACTGACAGAAGAAACCGGAATGGATGAGCTGTTGATCAATCGCCTTGACTATGATGGTGTTTTTGGCACGGCGCTCAACCGCTTCTGCATTCAGGCTGCTGTGGGTCATCCCCTAACTGTTTATGGTAAGGGTAGTCAGACAAGGGCTTTGCTAGATATCCGCGATACCGTTCGCTGCATTGAGATCGCCTGTGAAAACCCAGCCAACGAGGGTGAGTTTAGAGTCTTTAACCAGTTTACAGAAATGTTTAGCATCAACGATCTGGCGATGATGGTGAAGAAAGCCGGGAATACGCTAGGCCTAGATGTAGAAGTCACTAACTTAGACAACCCCCGCGTCGAAGCAGAAGAGCACTATTTCAACGCGAAGAACACTAAGCTAATTGACCTTGGTTTAGAGCCGCATATGCTTTCTGATTCCCTGTTAGATTCTGTACTGAATACCGCTATAAAATATAGACACAGAGTCGATAAGAAACAGATTCTACCTACTGTTAGCTGGCGTCGATAG
- a CDS encoding glycosyltransferase, with the protein MRIAIFTETFLPKVDGIVTRLKHTVEYLQSFGNEVCVFCPEGGLTEYKGAKVKGVSGFPLPLYPELKLAFPRPSMREAIEDFDPDLIHVVNPAVLGLGGIYYSKALNIPLVASYHTHLPKYLEHYNLGLLEGVLWELLKAMHNQAAINLCTSTAMQQELTEHEIERVRVWQRGVDTELFRPDLRSEEMRSRLTQGHPEAPILIYIGRLSAEKEIDRIKPVLESIPDARLALVGDGPYREELEEHFEGTPTHFVGYLAGEELGAAYASADAFIFPSRTETLGLVLLEAMAAGCPVIAADAGGIPDIVTNGVNGFMFDPADEQGAITATQKLLGMKAEKELLRQNARVEAERWGWEGATRQLERFYIEVLNAGIGAIAA; encoded by the coding sequence ATGCGTATTGCTATTTTTACTGAAACCTTTCTTCCCAAAGTAGACGGTATTGTTACTCGACTTAAGCATACCGTTGAATATCTTCAGAGCTTTGGCAATGAGGTATGTGTGTTTTGCCCTGAAGGGGGTTTGACAGAATACAAAGGTGCAAAGGTTAAAGGCGTTTCTGGCTTTCCACTACCGCTCTACCCTGAGCTGAAGCTAGCGTTTCCTCGACCTTCAATGCGTGAGGCAATAGAAGATTTTGATCCTGATTTGATTCATGTCGTCAATCCGGCGGTGCTGGGCTTAGGTGGAATTTACTACAGTAAGGCTTTGAATATTCCGCTGGTGGCCTCTTATCATACGCATCTTCCGAAGTATTTAGAACACTACAACTTAGGGCTATTAGAAGGGGTGCTGTGGGAGCTGCTAAAGGCGATGCACAACCAGGCAGCGATCAATCTATGTACGTCTACAGCGATGCAGCAAGAATTGACTGAGCATGAGATTGAACGGGTCAGAGTGTGGCAAAGAGGGGTAGACACTGAGCTATTTCGGCCTGACTTAAGGAGTGAGGAGATGCGATCGCGTCTCACCCAAGGTCATCCAGAGGCGCCTATCTTGATCTATATTGGTCGTCTTTCTGCCGAGAAAGAGATCGACCGGATTAAACCTGTGCTCGAATCCATTCCAGATGCGAGGTTGGCGCTAGTGGGCGATGGTCCTTATCGTGAGGAGCTAGAAGAACACTTTGAGGGAACGCCGACTCACTTTGTGGGATATTTAGCTGGTGAGGAGCTAGGCGCGGCCTATGCCTCAGCAGACGCGTTTATCTTCCCCTCTAGGACAGAAACATTGGGTCTAGTGTTATTAGAGGCGATGGCGGCGGGCTGTCCGGTGATTGCCGCAGACGCAGGCGGTATTCCAGACATTGTGACCAATGGAGTGAATGGCTTTATGTTTGACCCAGCAGATGAGCAGGGTGCAATTACTGCTACACAAAAGCTGTTAGGAATGAAGGCAGAAAAAGAATTGCTGCGGCAGAATGCCAGAGTAGAAGCGGAGCGCTGGGGCTGGGAAGGCGCAACTCGCCAGCTGGAGAGATTCTACATTGAGGTGCTAAATGCAGGGATAGGTGCGATCGCAGCATAA
- a CDS encoding DUF928 domain-containing protein yields MLIFRGQVQSRQSLLSQSLLSQSLLRLSRNVLGVIVLSALSFFLSESAAAQQLPPLPIELDPSELINPGRPGSRRRDNSAKKSCQSSGLPLSAITYADTQVVTELGNTRTSETVGTLTTLARPSLWFYLPQALTHTSTEFVIRDSSDRLLYQGRLSGSADSDGIVAAPLPISLSFNTPYQWSVTVDCDETERTTVNGWIERRSPDPSLTNNLNAANSQNRAALYANAGFLQDALTELASLRNLRPNDPIIEQEWQYFLTALDVSELVGVPILECCEISNAPIEEPTEDPLLEDSLAPAAAREEVEDTQPIPTEPVEEDAQPIPTEPVEGDVRTILQRARDRG; encoded by the coding sequence ATGCTCATTTTTAGAGGCCAAGTACAGTCGCGCCAGAGCCTATTGAGTCAGAGCCTATTGAGCCAGAGCCTATTAAGGTTAAGTCGAAATGTCCTAGGTGTGATCGTCCTTAGCGCTCTATCATTCTTTCTATCCGAATCAGCCGCAGCACAGCAGCTGCCGCCCTTACCAATTGAGCTTGACCCTAGCGAACTTATCAACCCGGGCAGACCCGGTAGCAGACGTAGAGACAATAGTGCTAAAAAAAGCTGTCAATCGTCAGGGTTGCCTTTGAGCGCGATTACCTATGCTGATACACAAGTAGTCACTGAACTAGGCAATACTCGTACCAGTGAAACTGTAGGCACACTAACGACACTAGCTCGGCCTAGTTTATGGTTCTATTTGCCTCAGGCTTTGACCCATACTTCAACAGAGTTCGTGATAAGAGACAGTAGCGATCGCCTGCTATATCAGGGTCGCCTGTCAGGTAGTGCTGATAGTGACGGTATCGTTGCAGCTCCTCTACCAATTTCGCTATCGTTCAACACACCCTATCAGTGGTCTGTCACTGTTGATTGTGACGAAACCGAACGTACTACAGTGAATGGATGGATAGAAAGACGCTCACCAGACCCTAGTCTTACTAACAATCTAAATGCAGCTAACAGCCAAAATCGCGCCGCACTTTATGCTAACGCTGGATTCTTGCAAGACGCGTTGACTGAGCTAGCTAGTTTGCGAAACCTACGGCCAAACGATCCAATTATCGAGCAGGAATGGCAGTACTTTCTGACAGCTCTAGATGTCTCAGAGTTAGTCGGTGTTCCGATCCTAGAGTGTTGTGAGATTAGCAATGCACCTATTGAGGAACCCACTGAAGACCCCCTGCTTGAAGACTCTCTAGCGCCTGCAGCGGCTAGAGAAGAAGTAGAAGATACGCAACCTATTCCTACTGAACCGGTAGAAGAAGATGCGCAGCCTATTCCTACTGAACCGGTAGAAGGAGATGTTCGTACTATCTTGCAAAGAGCAAGGGATAGAGGCTAA
- a CDS encoding geranylgeranyl reductase family protein, translating to MFDCIIVGAGPAGSTAAYHLAKAGCSVLLLEKAELPRYKPCTGAVSPSVADWFDFDFSPAIASEVRQVRYTWKLGDAIDAELETDPIWSVDRKVFDQFLVEQAQLAGAKVQDQTTVTGVAFEGDHWEVSTVSGVERRLAERLTGRYVIAADGAKGPLAGWLGFREHKLREAGVLEVDTAALVEHGAFSFEFGLAKNGCLWSFPKPQGYSMGVSSFVGNSINNPQKLLSQYASAFEVNADQGSFYTHPLKLWDGNYPLHTTQALIVGEAAAIVDPLTAEGIRPAMYSAMLAAQAVKAAIEGDKGAIANYTQLIHESWGADMQWAQRIATVFFRVPKIGYRVGIKRPTATKRLGQILAGEVSYADIANRVIKRISTSFIPGRNN from the coding sequence ATGTTCGATTGCATTATCGTTGGTGCTGGCCCAGCGGGTAGCACTGCTGCTTATCACCTTGCTAAAGCAGGCTGTTCTGTGCTGCTGCTAGAAAAAGCGGAGCTGCCAAGATATAAACCCTGTACTGGAGCTGTATCGCCTAGTGTCGCAGACTGGTTCGACTTTGATTTTTCACCTGCGATCGCTAGCGAAGTTAGACAGGTGCGCTATACCTGGAAACTAGGTGATGCTATAGATGCCGAGCTAGAGACAGATCCGATCTGGAGCGTGGATAGAAAAGTATTCGATCAGTTTCTAGTCGAACAGGCTCAGCTCGCTGGTGCTAAAGTCCAAGACCAAACGACGGTAACCGGGGTGGCCTTTGAAGGAGATCACTGGGAGGTTTCGACTGTCAGTGGTGTAGAAAGGCGATTGGCAGAAAGGCTAACCGGGCGATATGTGATTGCAGCAGATGGTGCGAAGGGACCACTAGCTGGCTGGCTAGGCTTTAGAGAGCACAAGCTCAGGGAAGCAGGTGTCTTAGAAGTTGACACCGCGGCATTGGTTGAGCATGGAGCATTCAGCTTTGAGTTTGGACTAGCAAAAAATGGCTGCTTGTGGAGCTTTCCTAAGCCGCAGGGATACTCGATGGGAGTGAGTAGTTTTGTAGGCAATTCAATTAACAATCCCCAGAAGCTACTAAGTCAGTATGCGTCTGCTTTTGAGGTAAATGCCGACCAAGGAAGCTTCTATACACATCCGCTAAAGCTATGGGATGGCAACTATCCGCTGCATACAACTCAAGCGCTGATAGTCGGTGAGGCAGCCGCAATTGTCGATCCGCTGACAGCAGAAGGGATTCGTCCGGCAATGTATAGCGCAATGTTGGCAGCACAGGCTGTGAAGGCGGCCATAGAAGGAGATAAAGGGGCGATCGCTAATTACACTCAGCTCATCCACGAAAGCTGGGGAGCCGATATGCAGTGGGCTCAGCGGATTGCTACCGTCTTTTTTCGAGTACCCAAAATTGGCTATCGGGTAGGAATCAAACGCCCAACTGCAACTAAGCGGTTAGGACAGATCCTAGCCGGTGAAGTTAGCTATGCAGATATCGCCAACCGAGTGATCAAGCGGATTAGTACGAGCTTTATTCCCGGAAGAAACAATTAA
- the frr gene encoding ribosome recycling factor — translation MQKAVESTKRAFNTIRTGRASASLLDRIMVDYYGSPTSLKSLANITTPDASTLMIQAFDPSSVQLIAKAISMSDVGLVPNTDGALIRLNIPPLTTERRQEFAKLAGKYAEEGRVSVRNVRRDGIDLAKKQEKDGEISEDESRDMQDEVQKLTDKYTKQIDEALADKEKAIQTV, via the coding sequence ATGCAGAAGGCCGTAGAATCTACCAAACGCGCTTTCAATACGATCCGCACGGGGCGAGCTAGCGCCTCGCTACTTGATCGAATCATGGTGGATTACTATGGCAGTCCAACTAGCTTAAAGTCACTCGCTAATATCACTACGCCTGATGCCAGTACCCTCATGATTCAGGCATTTGATCCAAGCTCTGTGCAGCTAATCGCCAAAGCCATTTCTATGTCAGATGTTGGCCTAGTTCCTAATACTGACGGGGCGCTGATTAGATTAAATATTCCACCTTTGACTACTGAGCGCCGTCAAGAATTCGCCAAGCTAGCGGGTAAGTATGCTGAAGAAGGCCGCGTGTCTGTTCGCAACGTGCGGCGAGATGGCATCGATCTCGCCAAAAAGCAAGAAAAAGACGGTGAGATTTCCGAAGATGAGTCGCGCGATATGCAAGACGAAGTGCAAAAGCTGACAGACAAGTATACTAAGCAGATTGACGAGGCCCTAGCGGATAAGGAAAAGGCAATTCAGACAGTATAG
- the pyrH gene encoding UMP kinase, giving the protein MGKPYQRVLLKLSGEALMGELAYGIDPAIVDAIAKEISGVVAEGIQLAIVVGGGNIFRGVKGSSAGMDRATADYIGMIATIMNAMTLQDALERIDVPTRVQTAISMQELAEPYIRRRAIRHLEKNRVVIFGGGSGNPFFTTDTTAALRAAEISAEVLFKATKVDGVYDSDPTTNADAKQYKSLTYSHVLAKDLKVMDGTAIALCKDNNIPIRVFNLSIRGNINRAMMGEPIGTIVGESCEIS; this is encoded by the coding sequence ATGGGCAAACCCTATCAGCGAGTCCTATTAAAGCTCAGTGGCGAAGCCCTTATGGGAGAATTAGCCTATGGCATCGATCCAGCTATCGTCGATGCGATCGCCAAAGAAATCTCAGGCGTTGTTGCAGAAGGTATTCAACTAGCGATTGTCGTCGGTGGCGGCAATATCTTCAGAGGTGTCAAAGGATCATCAGCCGGTATGGATAGGGCCACCGCCGACTATATTGGCATGATCGCCACGATCATGAACGCCATGACTTTGCAAGACGCCCTAGAACGGATAGACGTACCGACTCGCGTACAAACTGCTATCTCAATGCAAGAACTGGCCGAACCTTATATCCGCCGCCGCGCTATTCGTCATCTAGAAAAGAATCGAGTGGTCATCTTTGGGGGGGGCTCAGGCAACCCCTTTTTTACTACCGATACCACAGCTGCCTTAAGAGCGGCTGAAATCAGCGCTGAAGTGCTCTTCAAGGCAACCAAGGTAGATGGTGTCTACGATAGCGATCCGACGACCAATGCCGACGCCAAGCAGTACAAGTCACTGACCTATAGTCATGTATTGGCAAAAGATCTTAAGGTGATGGATGGCACGGCGATCGCGCTGTGTAAAGATAACAACATTCCCATCAGGGTGTTCAATCTCTCCATTAGAGGGAATATCAACCGCGCCATGATGGGCGAACCTATTGGAACTATTGTGGGAGAGTCCTGTGAAATTAGCTGA